The Altererythrobacter sp. CAU 1644 genome has a window encoding:
- a CDS encoding putative bifunctional diguanylate cyclase/phosphodiesterase encodes MNRSGTLKAMRGLFSSRSRSDKLSARVQRTLVTTLYTQPGSLAIGAINGIASTAIAAWVSGLDLLYVGCIILTVIAVARVTAALGLSPDQQGTSTRKLELIYEVGAFSYAFVLGGIAAVTLYAEASAEVEVLMVANATCYGVGICARNAGRPSIAMGQLTLVCLPIMAVALWIGTLSFLALFATMLLLIPAMASITLNVFKVLRDSIAAAETSAKLADKMQILARTDVVTGLANRAGLNHAMTEMMMGLDADARVAMFWIDLDRFKEVNDLLGHTIGDRVLTEVARRLREVAPEDATIARFGGDEFVLFCRVTDRRESERLASEFHAEIMRPIRLDGDRLEVRASLGVALLPDDATDVDTLMQNADQALYHAKIGGRAQTRFFDVTMTRDLVRRREIEDELRQAIQRDELSIFFQPIVDLETGRIRSFEALVRWFHPEKGELRPDEFIPVAEESGVIVTLGNWITAQAARTAAQWPEDVTVAVNLSPLQIRAPGAALGILNALREAGLPASRLELEVTESLFIEDSDATALFIEELSAKGVRFALDDFGTGYSSLGYINSYPFKKIKVDRSFVSGPNVGLKSDAIIRAVAEMGSTLEMEIVAEGLETIEQVQAVRDAGCTLGQGYYFSRAVPDYLAAMLLSRERETGIPSRKTA; translated from the coding sequence ATGAACAGAAGCGGGACGCTCAAAGCCATGCGAGGGCTATTTTCCTCGCGTTCGCGCTCGGACAAATTGTCCGCGCGGGTTCAGCGCACGCTCGTCACCACGCTCTATACCCAGCCCGGCAGCCTTGCGATCGGTGCGATCAACGGGATCGCCTCGACCGCCATTGCCGCCTGGGTGTCCGGCCTCGATCTCCTTTATGTCGGTTGCATCATCCTGACGGTGATTGCCGTAGCGCGCGTCACCGCGGCGCTCGGCCTGTCGCCGGATCAGCAAGGCACCAGCACGCGCAAGCTCGAACTGATCTACGAGGTCGGTGCCTTCAGCTATGCCTTCGTGCTCGGCGGAATTGCCGCAGTCACGCTCTATGCGGAGGCAAGCGCCGAGGTCGAAGTGCTGATGGTGGCCAATGCAACCTGCTATGGCGTGGGCATTTGTGCGCGCAACGCGGGCCGCCCGTCCATCGCGATGGGACAACTGACGCTGGTCTGCCTGCCGATCATGGCGGTCGCGCTGTGGATCGGCACGCTCTCGTTCCTCGCGCTTTTCGCCACCATGCTGTTGCTTATTCCCGCCATGGCCTCGATCACGCTCAACGTGTTCAAGGTGCTGCGCGATTCCATCGCGGCGGCGGAGACCAGCGCCAAGCTGGCCGACAAGATGCAGATCCTCGCCCGGACCGACGTGGTGACCGGCCTCGCCAATCGCGCGGGCCTCAATCACGCGATGACCGAGATGATGATGGGGCTGGACGCGGATGCGCGCGTCGCCATGTTCTGGATCGACCTCGACCGGTTCAAGGAGGTCAACGACCTGCTTGGCCACACTATCGGCGACCGGGTGTTGACCGAGGTTGCCCGGCGGCTCCGCGAAGTGGCTCCGGAAGACGCCACCATCGCGCGCTTCGGCGGCGATGAGTTCGTGCTGTTCTGCCGCGTCACCGACCGCCGCGAGAGCGAGCGACTGGCCAGCGAGTTCCATGCCGAGATCATGCGCCCGATCCGCCTCGACGGGGATCGGCTCGAAGTGCGGGCCTCGCTAGGGGTGGCACTGCTGCCCGACGATGCCACCGATGTCGACACGCTGATGCAGAACGCCGACCAGGCGCTCTATCACGCCAAGATCGGCGGCCGCGCGCAGACCCGCTTCTTCGACGTGACCATGACGCGCGATCTCGTGCGCCGCCGTGAGATTGAAGACGAACTGCGCCAGGCGATCCAGCGCGACGAATTGTCGATCTTCTTCCAGCCGATCGTTGATCTCGAAACCGGGCGGATCCGCAGCTTCGAAGCGCTGGTGCGCTGGTTCCATCCTGAGAAGGGCGAACTGCGTCCCGACGAATTCATCCCGGTGGCCGAGGAATCGGGCGTGATCGTCACGCTCGGCAACTGGATCACCGCGCAGGCGGCGCGTACGGCGGCGCAATGGCCCGAGGACGTCACCGTCGCGGTCAACCTCTCGCCGCTCCAGATTCGCGCCCCGGGGGCAGCGCTCGGGATCCTCAACGCCTTGCGCGAAGCCGGCCTGCCCGCTTCGCGGCTCGAGCTCGAGGTGACCGAAAGCCTGTTCATCGAGGACAGCGACGCTACCGCCCTCTTCATCGAGGAACTGTCGGCCAAGGGCGTGCGCTTTGCGCTCGACGACTTCGGGACCGGCTATTCCTCGCTCGGCTATATCAACTCCTATCCGTTCAAGAAGATCAAGGTCGACCGCAGCTTCGTGTCCGGCCCCAATGTCGGCCTCAAGAGCGACGCGATCATCCGCGCTGTGGCGGAGATGGGCTCGACGCTCGAAATGGAAATCGTCGCGGAAGGCCTCGAGACCATCGAGCAGGTCCAGGCGGTGCGCGATGCCGGCTGTACGCTGGGCCAGGGGTATTACTTCAGTCGCGCCGTTCCCGACTATCTCGCGGCGATGCTGCTGTCGCGCGAGCGCGAAACCGGCATCCCTTCGCGCAAGACCGCCTGA
- a CDS encoding cell wall hydrolase: MKRTLDRLLFALWGSADSQAYRHRGRRALVLAAAIGVPAFAAPADWTASPADTEAHSELVKAEALPFDQPGMSFPGSAFYYLEDSPEVALALPALDPSEAPAAPAELGKRIETGPSALPFASAGTSLDKARALRCLTQAIYYEAASESDAGQRAVAQVVLNRVAHSAWPSSVCGVVFEGSQRRTGCQFTFTCDGSLLRQPSRKGWDRAQLVAARALAGDVYQPIGLATHYHTNWVNPYWAKTLDHIGTIGAHRFYRWRGRAGQPGAFNLAYHGGESLAPAYSPSAQREAPAMTRASFGGVAPIEIDSPDPVQPAPAPVAESAAPFAGAGRVKDRYARTGQWIAQPGKPTTAETQ, translated from the coding sequence ATGAAACGAACGCTTGATCGCCTCCTTTTCGCCCTCTGGGGCAGCGCCGACAGCCAGGCCTACCGTCATCGCGGGCGCCGGGCACTGGTGCTGGCGGCGGCCATCGGCGTTCCGGCGTTCGCGGCACCGGCCGACTGGACGGCAAGCCCCGCCGATACCGAGGCGCACAGCGAACTCGTCAAGGCCGAGGCGCTCCCGTTCGACCAGCCGGGCATGAGCTTTCCGGGATCGGCCTTCTACTACCTCGAGGATTCGCCTGAAGTTGCCTTGGCACTACCTGCGCTCGACCCGAGCGAGGCCCCGGCCGCACCGGCCGAGCTGGGTAAACGGATCGAAACCGGCCCCTCGGCCCTGCCCTTCGCCAGCGCTGGCACGAGCCTCGACAAGGCGCGCGCACTCCGCTGCCTGACGCAGGCCATATACTACGAAGCGGCGAGCGAAAGTGACGCCGGCCAGCGCGCAGTGGCGCAAGTGGTGCTCAACCGCGTCGCCCATTCCGCCTGGCCGTCGAGTGTTTGCGGCGTCGTATTCGAAGGGTCGCAGCGCCGCACCGGTTGCCAGTTTACCTTTACCTGCGACGGATCGCTGCTGCGCCAGCCGAGCCGCAAGGGGTGGGACCGGGCCCAACTGGTCGCCGCACGCGCGCTCGCGGGTGATGTCTACCAGCCGATCGGGCTCGCCACCCACTATCACACCAATTGGGTCAATCCCTATTGGGCCAAGACGCTCGACCACATCGGCACGATCGGCGCGCACCGCTTCTATCGCTGGCGCGGGCGGGCGGGCCAGCCGGGCGCCTTCAACCTTGCATATCATGGCGGAGAGAGCCTGGCGCCAGCCTATTCCCCTTCGGCCCAACGCGAAGCACCTGCGATGACGCGGGCTTCGTTCGGTGGTGTCGCGCCAATTGAAATCGACTCTCCCGATCCGGTGCAGCCTGCCCCAGCGCCGGTCGCAGAAAGCGCGGCGCCCTTCGCCGGTGCCGGCCGGGTCAAGGACCGCTATGCCCGGACCGGGCAGTGGATTGCGCAGCCCGGCAAGCCGACCACCGCAGAAACGCAGTAA
- a CDS encoding ABC transporter substrate-binding protein: MALGIAACSAPRAEQASRELPRIVSLNPCTDAILVEVADPQQVLALSHYSQDPNSTSMELEKAQQYRSISGTVEEVSALDPDVILASSFISPATSAALADLGFSVERFGIASEIDASFEQIRQIAAVAGHPERGEALIERIEQALAANAAGAGERSIATVLWQPGEIVPGEQALISHLMRNAGFASHSAALGLGQADYLSLEQLLAMPPDLLLIAGASRGQRHPALARLKETKVAALDPTLLYCGGPTIIRAAERLAAIRQAMS; this comes from the coding sequence TTGGCGCTGGGCATCGCGGCATGCTCGGCTCCGCGGGCAGAGCAGGCGTCGCGCGAGCTTCCGCGCATCGTCAGCCTCAACCCCTGCACCGACGCGATCCTGGTCGAGGTCGCTGACCCGCAGCAGGTCCTGGCGCTTTCGCATTACAGCCAGGATCCGAACTCGACGTCGATGGAGCTGGAGAAAGCGCAACAATACAGATCGATATCGGGAACAGTTGAGGAGGTTTCCGCGCTCGATCCCGACGTGATCCTGGCCAGCAGCTTCATTTCTCCCGCCACGAGTGCGGCGCTGGCCGACCTCGGCTTCTCTGTCGAACGTTTCGGCATCGCGAGCGAAATCGATGCGAGTTTCGAGCAAATCCGCCAGATCGCGGCTGTCGCAGGGCATCCCGAACGGGGCGAGGCGCTGATCGAGCGGATCGAGCAAGCGCTTGCCGCCAATGCCGCCGGTGCGGGCGAGCGCTCGATTGCGACCGTGCTGTGGCAACCGGGCGAGATAGTGCCGGGCGAACAGGCGCTGATCAGCCATTTGATGCGCAACGCGGGCTTTGCGAGCCATAGCGCCGCGCTGGGGCTGGGGCAGGCGGACTATCTTTCGCTCGAGCAGTTGCTGGCGATGCCGCCCGATCTGCTGCTGATCGCCGGGGCCAGTCGCGGCCAGCGGCACCCGGCGCTGGCGCGGCTGAAGGAAACGAAGGTGGCAGCGCTCGACCCTACGCTGCTCTATTGCGGCGGGCCGACCATCATTCGCGCGGCGGAACGTCTCGCGGCAATCCGGCAAGCGATGTCGTGA
- a CDS encoding FecCD family ABC transporter permease: MNRAALIFAGLLALALPLSLLAGRVWLDPATTPNASLILMELRLPRAILAIVVGAGLGAAGAAMQGFLRNPLADPGLFGIAPMAALGAVASLWFGYAASAWLLPAFALVGAGAGMALLALIAGRSGGIALFTLAGLMIASLAGALTALAITTSANAFAMSEIVLWLNGALTDRSWREVTIAAPLVAVGIALLALAARPLDALTLGADAARSLGVDTGRLLLLLVAGVGLTVGAGVAVAGIIGFVGLIVPHLVRPLTDRLPSSLLLPSALAGALLVLVADSVVRVLPLVTELRLGIALSLIGAPFFLWLLVRMRRGRV; this comes from the coding sequence GTGAACCGCGCGGCGCTGATTTTCGCTGGCTTGCTGGCGCTGGCCCTGCCGTTGTCGCTGCTGGCGGGGCGCGTGTGGCTCGATCCGGCAACGACGCCCAACGCTTCGCTTATCCTGATGGAATTGCGGCTGCCGCGTGCGATCCTGGCGATCGTCGTGGGCGCCGGGCTGGGAGCCGCGGGCGCGGCGATGCAGGGCTTCCTGCGCAACCCGCTGGCCGATCCTGGACTGTTCGGGATAGCCCCGATGGCGGCGCTCGGCGCAGTCGCGAGCCTGTGGTTCGGCTATGCGGCGAGCGCCTGGCTGCTTCCTGCCTTCGCGCTGGTCGGGGCCGGGGCCGGCATGGCCCTGCTCGCCTTGATCGCCGGACGGAGCGGCGGGATCGCGCTGTTCACGCTGGCGGGATTGATGATCGCCAGCCTTGCCGGGGCGCTGACCGCGCTGGCGATCACCACCAGCGCCAACGCCTTTGCCATGAGCGAGATCGTATTGTGGCTCAACGGCGCGCTGACCGACCGTAGCTGGCGCGAAGTGACGATCGCGGCGCCGCTCGTTGCCGTCGGCATCGCCCTGCTGGCGCTGGCTGCGCGGCCGCTCGACGCGCTCACACTGGGCGCTGATGCCGCGCGTTCGCTGGGCGTCGACACCGGCAGGCTGCTCTTGCTGCTGGTCGCGGGGGTGGGGCTGACCGTCGGTGCGGGGGTCGCGGTCGCCGGGATCATCGGTTTCGTCGGGCTGATCGTCCCGCATCTCGTCCGCCCGCTGACCGATCGCCTGCCCTCAAGCCTGCTCCTGCCGAGCGCGCTGGCCGGGGCGCTGCTGGTGCTGGTGGCCGACAGCGTCGTCCGGGTCCTGCCGCTGGTGACCGAGCTGCGGCTCGGCATTGCGCTCAGCCTGATCGGCGCGCCGTTCTTCCTGTGGCTGCTCGTCCGGATGAGGAGGGGCCGCGTATGA
- a CDS encoding ABC transporter ATP-binding protein, translated as MTLACENLTLARADAEVLHGISATLSTGQITAICGPNGAGKSSLLMALAGLLAPGSGSVTLGGSALGALHPQKRAQQVGYLPQSGEVAWDLSVGNLVALGRLPFRDRGERQIEAALEATHMTELADRPVSTLSGGERARALLARVFAGDPDWVLADEPFAALDLYHQFEVLASLRVAASLGRGVVLVLHDLAMAMNHADRVLVLKEGRLIADGPPEEALATGVIAEVWGVSARWLGEPGARALVTG; from the coding sequence ATGACGCTCGCCTGCGAAAACCTCACGCTTGCCCGCGCCGATGCGGAAGTGCTGCACGGCATCAGCGCAACGCTCTCCACCGGGCAGATCACCGCCATCTGCGGGCCGAACGGTGCGGGCAAGTCGAGCCTGCTGATGGCGCTCGCGGGCCTGTTGGCGCCGGGATCGGGATCGGTCACGCTCGGCGGCAGCGCGCTTGGTGCCCTCCATCCGCAGAAACGCGCGCAGCAGGTCGGCTATCTCCCGCAAAGTGGCGAAGTGGCCTGGGACCTGTCGGTCGGCAATCTCGTCGCGCTCGGCCGACTGCCGTTTCGTGACCGGGGCGAACGCCAGATCGAGGCGGCGCTCGAAGCCACGCACATGACCGAACTCGCCGATCGTCCGGTTTCGACGCTGTCGGGCGGGGAGCGGGCGAGGGCGCTGCTGGCCCGGGTGTTCGCCGGAGACCCCGATTGGGTGCTGGCAGACGAGCCGTTTGCGGCGCTGGACCTCTACCACCAGTTCGAAGTCCTCGCGAGCCTGCGCGTGGCGGCCAGCCTGGGGCGAGGCGTCGTGCTCGTGCTGCATGATCTGGCGATGGCGATGAACCATGCCGACCGGGTGCTGGTATTGAAAGAGGGCCGCCTGATCGCAGACGGCCCTCCCGAAGAAGCATTGGCGACCGGTGTGATCGCCGAAGTGTGGGGCGTCTCGGCGCGCTGGCTGGGAGAGCCGGGCGCGCGGGCGCTTGTTACCGGCTGA
- a CDS encoding M3 family metallopeptidase: MKARILASTAFAALLAGCATYGDNMDPIAQAEAAADYAPAIPEGTGYFASDSTLPFLAPDFTKISEDDYLPAFEQGMAIERAEVQAIIDNPAQPTFENTIVALEKSGRMLSRVSTVFGALTGANTTDRLDEIDAEISPKLSAHSDAINLNPELFARVKAVYDNRAAMTMTREDAKLLEETYKGMVHAGALLTEQQREQVKAINTQLSVLTTEFSQKVREATVDNALILDNRSDLDGLTDAEIDAAAKLAAEKGHEGKFAIALQNTTRHPLNPSLKNRETREKLFKASFNRADSGDENDTRLLLAKIAQLRAEKAALFGEDSWASYTMYDRMAQKPATAIGFMEQMVPAIAETQRREAAEINAMIAAEGKNFSVQPWDWNVYAEKVKAEKFAFDESSVKPYFQLEKVLEDGVFFAANKLYGLNFERRTDLPVYHPDVWTYTVFDRDGSELGIFYFDPFQRPSKRGGAWMNNFVDQSHLWGTKPVIYNVLNIPKAPEGEVQLVDFDNVETTFHEFGHALHGFFANQKYVSLSGTATARDFVEYPSQVNEMWATYPEVLQNYAKHYQTGETLPLEMVEKIQATAKFNQGYDFGETVEAALLDMKWHALTPEQAAAIDTVEEVDAFERKSLEELGLEIDLVPPRYRSSYFNHIFSSPAGYSAGYYSYLWTEMLDKDSRQWFLDNGGLTRANGDHYRATVISQGGTMDYFEMFRNFAGREPDVKPMLKSRGLLTADGE; encoded by the coding sequence ATGAAGGCCCGTATTCTGGCCAGCACCGCGTTTGCAGCCCTTCTGGCCGGCTGCGCCACCTATGGGGACAACATGGATCCGATCGCCCAGGCGGAAGCTGCCGCCGACTATGCACCGGCCATTCCTGAGGGAACCGGCTATTTCGCATCCGACAGCACCCTGCCCTTCCTCGCCCCCGATTTCACCAAGATCAGCGAAGATGACTACCTGCCCGCGTTCGAGCAGGGGATGGCCATCGAGCGGGCCGAGGTACAGGCGATTATCGACAATCCTGCCCAGCCAACCTTCGAGAACACCATCGTCGCGCTCGAAAAATCGGGCCGCATGCTGAGCCGGGTAAGCACGGTTTTCGGCGCGCTGACCGGTGCCAACACCACCGATCGTCTCGACGAAATCGACGCCGAGATCAGCCCCAAGCTGTCCGCGCATAGCGACGCGATCAACCTCAATCCCGAGCTGTTTGCCCGGGTCAAGGCCGTCTACGACAATCGCGCGGCGATGACGATGACGCGCGAAGACGCAAAGCTGCTGGAAGAAACCTACAAGGGCATGGTTCATGCCGGGGCGCTGCTGACCGAGCAGCAGCGCGAGCAGGTCAAGGCCATTAACACGCAGCTTTCGGTGCTGACCACCGAATTCAGCCAGAAGGTCCGCGAGGCGACCGTCGATAATGCCCTGATCTTGGACAACCGGAGCGACCTCGACGGCCTCACCGATGCCGAGATCGACGCTGCTGCCAAGCTCGCCGCCGAGAAGGGGCACGAGGGCAAGTTCGCCATCGCGCTGCAGAACACCACGCGCCATCCGCTCAACCCGAGCCTGAAGAACCGCGAAACCCGCGAAAAGCTGTTCAAGGCCAGCTTCAATCGCGCGGATTCGGGCGACGAGAACGACACCCGCCTGCTGCTGGCCAAGATTGCCCAGCTCCGTGCCGAGAAGGCGGCCTTGTTCGGCGAGGATAGCTGGGCCAGCTACACAATGTACGACCGCATGGCGCAGAAGCCAGCCACGGCGATCGGCTTCATGGAGCAGATGGTTCCCGCGATTGCCGAGACCCAGCGCCGCGAGGCTGCGGAGATCAACGCGATGATCGCGGCCGAGGGCAAGAACTTCTCGGTGCAGCCGTGGGACTGGAACGTCTATGCGGAAAAGGTGAAGGCGGAGAAGTTCGCTTTCGACGAAAGCAGCGTGAAGCCCTATTTCCAGCTCGAGAAGGTGCTGGAAGACGGCGTCTTCTTTGCCGCGAACAAGCTCTACGGCCTCAATTTCGAGCGTCGCACCGATCTGCCGGTCTATCACCCGGACGTGTGGACCTACACCGTGTTCGACCGCGACGGCAGCGAACTGGGCATCTTCTACTTCGACCCGTTCCAGCGTCCGTCGAAGCGCGGCGGCGCCTGGATGAACAACTTCGTTGACCAGAGCCACCTGTGGGGCACCAAGCCGGTGATCTACAACGTGCTCAACATCCCTAAGGCACCCGAGGGAGAAGTTCAGCTGGTCGATTTCGACAATGTCGAGACGACCTTCCACGAATTCGGCCATGCGCTGCACGGCTTCTTCGCCAACCAGAAATACGTCAGCCTTTCGGGCACGGCCACGGCACGCGACTTCGTCGAGTATCCGAGCCAGGTGAACGAGATGTGGGCGACCTATCCCGAAGTGCTGCAGAACTATGCGAAGCACTACCAGACGGGCGAAACCCTGCCGCTGGAAATGGTCGAGAAGATCCAGGCCACGGCCAAGTTCAACCAGGGCTACGACTTCGGCGAGACCGTCGAGGCGGCGTTGCTCGACATGAAGTGGCACGCGCTGACGCCCGAACAGGCTGCCGCGATCGACACGGTCGAGGAAGTCGATGCGTTCGAGCGCAAGTCGCTTGAAGAACTGGGTCTCGAAATCGACCTCGTCCCGCCGCGCTATCGCAGCAGCTACTTCAACCACATCTTCTCGTCGCCGGCGGGCTATTCCGCGGGCTACTACAGCTATCTGTGGACCGAGATGCTCGACAAGGACAGCCGCCAGTGGTTCCTCGACAATGGCGGGCTGACGCGCGCCAATGGCGACCATTACCGCGCCACGGTGATCAGCCAGGGCGGGACGATGGATTACTTCGAGATGTTCCGCAATTTCGCGGGACGCGAGCCCGATGTGAAGCCGATGCTGAAGTCGCGCGGCCTGCTCACGGCGGACGGCGAATAA
- a CDS encoding lysozyme, with protein sequence MPPTAKLNRRPAKGPGSARKRDRVRALIKRMHERSRRKRIAPSRHKRRRTAFALSASVMAMNTGMIDTAPPSQSVISTNAFDPWTTRMPASELSVSDDFKQALIEEEGVREVVYRDVAGYPTVGVGHLVTKADRLRVGQGVSYERILDFLEQDLAIAERAVERLVGNLPLYQHEFDALVDLVFNVGEGNVSDDKSPRLNAAIADGDYERIASELNYHHAGGKKARGLEFRSERRAQIFLDASYDDPRNEA encoded by the coding sequence GTGCCGCCCACTGCCAAGCTGAACCGACGGCCCGCCAAAGGGCCCGGATCGGCGCGCAAGCGCGACCGCGTCCGCGCGCTCATCAAGCGCATGCACGAACGAAGCCGACGGAAGCGCATTGCCCCGTCGCGGCACAAGCGGCGGCGGACGGCCTTTGCCCTGTCCGCCAGTGTCATGGCGATGAACACGGGCATGATCGACACCGCCCCGCCCAGCCAGTCGGTCATTTCGACCAATGCGTTCGATCCCTGGACCACCCGCATGCCCGCATCGGAACTGAGCGTCAGCGACGATTTCAAGCAGGCGCTGATCGAGGAAGAGGGCGTGCGCGAGGTCGTCTACCGCGACGTCGCCGGCTATCCGACCGTCGGAGTCGGCCACCTTGTTACCAAGGCCGACCGCCTGCGCGTCGGCCAGGGGGTCAGCTACGAGAGAATTCTCGATTTCCTCGAGCAAGACCTCGCTATCGCCGAACGCGCGGTCGAGCGGTTGGTCGGCAACCTGCCGCTCTATCAGCATGAATTCGATGCGCTGGTCGACCTCGTCTTCAACGTCGGCGAAGGGAATGTCTCGGATGACAAGAGCCCGCGCCTCAATGCGGCCATCGCAGACGGAGACTACGAGCGCATTGCCAGCGAGTTGAATTACCATCATGCAGGGGGGAAGAAGGCGAGAGGTCTCGAATTTCGCAGCGAGCGACGAGCCCAGATCTTCCTGGACGCAAGCTATGACGATCCGCGCAACGAAGCCTGA
- a CDS encoding M13 family metallopeptidase yields MRIRYSITRATAASALALAIGLAAPANAQEENAANGASADHIIVTGKAQIGEFGIDLSTRDLTVDPGDDFERYASGAWFDRTEIPADRPSVGSFYNLREDVTEQVNGLITQAPAGTQYGALYTSFMNEAAIEKAGLAPLKRDLAEVEAISDKTEFARFMGSTYDQFGGTLFGASPYADPDDPTVNSLWMFSSGLGLPEKDYYFNDKFASQRGAYLDYLERTFRAIGERNPREAASRVMAFETYIAELNWDAEQTRDIAKINNPMSGAELAAYAPGVDWDAFFAGHNIPPQDRIIVTDNTAVRAIAALYAATDLETLKLWQKARVTHQASPYLNKKMDRSRFEFTSTLSGVSEQRARWKRAVDLIDGQLGELVGESYVEEYFPEVAKVRMDELVKNLKLAMADRIRGNEWMSDATKSAALEKLEKMDVMVGYPKEFRDYSALPMTPDSLYDNMVAATKFNADYAMSDLGQPVDRSKWAMNPQTVNAYNGGLENKMVFPAGILQPPFFDAWADPAVNYGAIGVVIGHEISHGFDDQGRKIDATGAIKDWWTPEDNVRFQAEAKKFGDQYAKFEVVPGAFINPDLTMGENIADLAGVLVAYDAYKKSLGGEEAPVINGLTGDQRFFLAYAQVWRSKAREDALRNQVTTDPHSPGRYRTIAPLRNVDAWYEAFGITPDDEMYLAPEDRARIW; encoded by the coding sequence ATGCGAATTAGATACTCGATTACCCGTGCCACTGCCGCCTCCGCGCTAGCGCTCGCCATCGGCCTTGCCGCACCGGCGAACGCCCAGGAAGAGAATGCGGCGAATGGCGCCAGCGCCGACCACATCATCGTCACGGGCAAGGCCCAGATCGGCGAATTCGGCATCGACCTGTCGACCCGGGACCTGACCGTCGACCCGGGCGACGATTTCGAACGCTATGCGTCGGGCGCGTGGTTCGATCGGACCGAGATTCCGGCCGACCGCCCTTCGGTCGGCTCGTTCTACAATTTGCGCGAGGACGTGACCGAACAGGTCAATGGCCTCATCACGCAGGCGCCCGCCGGCACGCAATATGGCGCGCTCTACACCTCCTTCATGAACGAGGCGGCGATCGAGAAGGCCGGCCTCGCCCCGCTGAAGCGTGACCTGGCAGAGGTTGAGGCGATTTCGGACAAGACCGAGTTCGCCCGCTTCATGGGTTCGACCTACGACCAGTTCGGCGGCACGCTGTTCGGCGCGTCCCCCTATGCCGATCCGGACGATCCGACCGTCAATTCGCTGTGGATGTTCTCGAGCGGCCTCGGCCTGCCCGAGAAGGATTATTACTTCAACGACAAGTTCGCGAGCCAGCGCGGCGCCTATCTCGACTATCTCGAGCGCACCTTCCGCGCCATCGGCGAGCGTAACCCGCGCGAAGCGGCGAGCCGGGTGATGGCCTTCGAGACCTATATCGCCGAGCTCAACTGGGACGCCGAACAGACCCGCGACATCGCCAAGATCAACAACCCGATGTCGGGCGCCGAACTGGCCGCCTATGCCCCGGGGGTCGACTGGGATGCCTTCTTCGCGGGCCACAACATCCCGCCGCAGGACCGCATCATCGTGACCGACAACACCGCGGTCCGGGCGATTGCGGCGCTCTATGCCGCCACCGACCTCGAGACGCTCAAGCTGTGGCAGAAGGCGCGCGTCACCCACCAGGCCTCGCCCTATCTCAACAAGAAGATGGATCGCAGCCGCTTCGAGTTCACCAGCACGCTCTCGGGCGTCAGCGAGCAGCGCGCTCGGTGGAAGCGCGCGGTCGACCTGATCGACGGCCAGCTCGGCGAACTGGTGGGCGAAAGCTATGTCGAGGAATACTTCCCCGAAGTCGCCAAGGTGCGGATGGACGAGCTGGTGAAGAACCTCAAGCTCGCCATGGCCGACCGGATCCGCGGCAATGAGTGGATGAGCGATGCGACCAAGTCCGCCGCGCTCGAAAAGCTCGAGAAGATGGACGTCATGGTCGGCTATCCCAAGGAGTTCCGCGATTACTCGGCGCTCCCGATGACGCCCGACAGCCTCTATGACAACATGGTGGCCGCGACCAAGTTCAACGCCGATTACGCCATGAGCGACCTCGGCCAGCCGGTCGATCGCAGCAAGTGGGCGATGAACCCGCAGACGGTCAACGCCTACAATGGCGGGCTCGAGAACAAGATGGTGTTCCCGGCCGGCATCCTCCAGCCGCCCTTCTTCGACGCCTGGGCCGACCCGGCCGTCAACTACGGCGCGATCGGCGTGGTCATCGGCCACGAAATCAGCCACGGCTTCGACGACCAGGGCCGCAAGATCGACGCCACCGGCGCGATCAAGGACTGGTGGACGCCCGAAGACAACGTGCGCTTCCAGGCCGAGGCCAAGAAGTTCGGCGACCAGTACGCCAAGTTCGAAGTCGTCCCCGGCGCCTTCATCAACCCCGACCTGACCATGGGCGAGAACATCGCCGACCTCGCTGGGGTGCTCGTCGCCTACGATGCCTACAAGAAGTCGCTCGGCGGCGAGGAAGCCCCGGTGATCAACGGACTGACCGGCGACCAGCGCTTCTTCCTCGCCTACGCGCAAGTATGGCGGAGCAAGGCGCGCGAAGACGCGCTGCGCAACCAGGTCACGACCGACCCGCACAGCCCCGGCCGCTATCGTACCATCGCGCCGCTGCGCAATGTCGACGCGTGGTACGAGGCCTTTGGCATCACGCCCGACGACGAGATGTACCTGGCGCCCGAAGACCGCGCGCGCATCTGGTAA